A genomic region of Arachis hypogaea cultivar Tifrunner chromosome 5, arahy.Tifrunner.gnm2.J5K5, whole genome shotgun sequence contains the following coding sequences:
- the LOC112800234 gene encoding plant intracellular Ras-group-related LRR protein 4-like, giving the protein METWSSVDTVVEEIMRIHRSLPSRPAIDEVEAAKVLILNVDKEDQARIESISRQSKGPEVPEELFMVLQEMQRSLVYYHSKEQKREALKLLDLENVHSLFDELIQRASRCVSSSPSASNTSDSRKHGYSNGSASTASVSTSFAAQSSASASGSKAGFDALPSSSAAGSSILFRAEKELGKAKELVTRDDSYVKNSKSTFYSNGFGIESSLPSKPQILDPSLKATTSAGQDGSDKLSLIKLASLIEVSAKKGTRDLKLQNKLKDQVDWLPDSIGKLSSLVTLDLSENRITALPATIGGLSSLTRLDLHSNRITELPDSIGGLLSLVFLDLRGNQLTSLPASFGRLIRLEELDLSSNMLPVLPDTIGSLVSLKILNVETNDIEEIPHSIGNCTKLRELRADYNRLKALPEAVGKIQSLEILSVRYNNLKQLPTTMSSLINLKELDVSFNELESVPESLCFATSLVKMNIGNNFADMRSLPRSIGNLEMLEELDISNNQIRVLPDSFRMLTRLRVLRVEENPLEVPPRHIAEKGAQAVVEYMTELVEKRDKKDVKTQPLKQKKSWAQICFFSNSNKRKRDGVNYVKT; this is encoded by the exons ATGGAAACTTGGTCGTCGGTGGACACGGTGGTGGAAGAAATAATGAGGATTCACAGATCCTTACCTTCTAGACCCGCCATTGACGAGGTTGAAGCTGCAAAGGTTCTGATTCTGAACGTTGACAAAGAGGACCAAGCGAGAATTGAATCCATTTCCAGGCAGAGTAAGGGTCCCGAAGTGCCTGAAGAGCTTTTCATGGTGCTGCAAGAGATGCAGAGAAGCTTGGTTTATTATCATAGCAAGGAGCAGAAGAGGGAAGCACTGAAGCTACTTGATCTCGAGAATGTCCACTCTCTGTTCGACGAATTGATTCAGAGAGCTTCAAGGTGTGTTTCTTCCAGTCCCTCTGCTTCTAACACTTCGGATTCAAGGAAGCATGGTTACTCCAATGGCTCCGCTTCAACTGCTTCTGTTTCGACGAGCTTTGCGGCGCAGAGTTCGGCGTCTGCTTCGGGTTCTAAGGCCGGTTTTGACGCCCTTCCGAGCTCTTCTGCTGCTGGTTCTTCTATATTGTTCCGTGCGGAGAAGGAGCTTGGGAAGGCTAAGGAGTTGGTAACAAGAGATGATAGTTATGTGAAGAATTCAAAGTCTACATTCTACTCTAATGGATTTGGAATTGAATCAAGTTTACCATCCAAGCCTCAGATATTGGATCCATCTCTGAAAGCCACGACAAGTGCAG GCCAAGATGGTAGTGATAAGTTAAGTTTGATCAAACTTGCTAGTTTAATTGAGGTCTCTGCAAAGAAAGGTACTCGTGATCTCAAGCTGCAGAACAAACTGAAGGACCAGGTTGATTGGTTGCCTGATTCGATAGGGAAGTTGTCGAGTTTGGTCACACTTGATTTATCCGAGAACCGGATTACGGCCCTACCTGCCACCATTGGGGGCCTTTCATCCTTGACCAGATTGGACCTGCATTCGAATAGGATCACTGAGCTCCCGGATTCTATTGGAGGTCTCCTCAGCTTGGTCTTTCTTGATTTGAGGGGAAACCAGTTAACATCACTGCCTGCTTCTTTTGGCAGATTGATACGGCTTGAGGAGCTCGATTTGAGTTCGAATATGCTTCCAGTGCTTCCCGATACCATAGGGTCACTTGTTAGCCTAAAAATATTGAATGTGGAGACAAATGATATAGAAGAAATTCCACATTCTATTGGTAACTGTACCAAGCTTAGAGAGCTTCGTGCCGATTACAATCGTCTGAAGGCCCTGCCGGAAGCTGTAGGAAAGATTCAGAGTCTGGAGATTTTGTCTGTCCGGTACAATAACCTCAAGCAACTACCTACAACAATGTCGTCTCTAATAAACCTGAAGGAACTTGATGTGAGTTTCAATGAGCTCGAGTCAGTACCGGAGAGCTTATGTTTCGCGACCTCTCTTGTCAAGATGAACATAGGAAACAATTTCGCTGACATGAGATCCTTACCAAGATCTATTGGGAACCTTGAAATGCTCGAGGAACTGGATATCAGTAACAATCAGATACGAGTCCTTCCGGACTCATTTAGGATGCTCACACGACTACGCGTCCTGCGAGTGGAAGAGAATCCTCTTGAAGTTCCACCAAGACATATAGCTGAAAAGGGGGCACAG GCTGTTGTGGAGTACATGACTGAGCTAGTGGAGAAGAGGGATAAGAAAGATGTAAAAACCCAGCCACTTAAGCAGAAAAAGAGCTGGGCTCAGATCTGCTTCTTTTCCAATTCTAACAAAAGAAAGCGTGATGGAGTTAATTATGTGAAAACCTGA